Genomic window (Ancylothrix sp. D3o):
AAGCTGGAAAAAACGCCGGATAAGTTGGTGGAGCAGTATTTTGAACTATTGACAAATTTGCTTCTTGATGCTATGCCAGAAAATCCTCGTGACCGGCAGAAACTTTTGGCGTTGGATGTGGTGAGTCAATATCACGGGAAGGAAGCGGCAGAACAAGCCCAGCAAGCGGCGCTGACTCTCATTCAAGGGGATGCGAAACAAGCGGATGCGGTGCCAGAATTTTCTTTAGGGCCGGTGGAGTTTCCAGCAAAATTATTTTATGTTTTAAATGTCAGTGGTTTATGTCCTAGCAGTAGTGATGCTCGCCGGCAAATTCAAGGCGGTGCGGTTCGTCTGGATGGTGAGAAAGTGGAGGATGTTAATTTAACTTTTGAGAGTGCGGGTGATTTGCAAGGAAAAGTGTTACAAGTTGGTAAGAAAAAGTTTGTGCGTTTAGTTTGATTGATGTGGATGGCCCTTAATCGCAATCGCCAAAGATATCGCGGGCAAGATGCCCGCGCCACTGGGGGGTAGATTCATCTGTGGAGCAGGGATACTGCCTGCTTTTATAGGATTCGATTAAATAATAATGAAAAAGACACCTAAAAAATATGCTATCTCCTGCTGACCGTATTATTGTTCCTCTTGATGTGCCTTCTGAGGCTGATGCTTTGGCTTTGGTTGATGCTTTGCCTGATGTGTCTTTTTGGAAGGTTGGGTTGGAGTTATTTGTTAGTTGTGGCCCTAGTATTTTATCTCAGTTAAAAGACCGGCAAAAGCAGGTTTTTTTGGATTTGAAGTTTCACGATATCCCGAATACGGTGGCGGGTGCTTGTCGGGCTGCGGGCCGGTATGGGGTAGACTTGCTAACGATTCACGCTACGGCGGGTAGGAAGGCTCTGGAGGCTGCTCAAATGGCGGTTGTTGAGGGGGCTACGTTGGCGGGGATGCAGCCGCCTAGGTTGATTGCTATTACGCTTTTGACGAGTCTGAGTTCGCGGGATTTGGCTTTTGATTTGAAGGTGCCGGTGGAGTTGCCTGAGTTTGCTTTGCAGATGGCTCTTTTGGCGTCTGAGTGTGGTTTGGCGGGGTCGGTTTGTTCTCCGCAGGAGGTTGCGGGTATTAAGCAAGTTTGTGGGGATGGGTTTTTGGTGGTTTGTCCGGGGGTGAGGCCGGTTTGGGCTGAGGCGGGCGACCAGAGCAGGGCGATGACTCCTGGGGAGGCGATTCGGGCTGGGGCTGATTTTTTGGTGGTTGGCCGGCCTATTACTGGGGCTGCGGTGCCGGGGGATGCTTTTAAGCGGGTTTGTGATGAGGTTGCAGGATTTTAACCGCAGATGAACGCAGATGAACGCAGATGGTTTTTGAGGGGGGGGTTATGTTTTTTGGGGGTTTTGGGGTTTTGGTTGGGTGTGCCGGTGGGTGCGGTTATGGCACAGGAAAGGGGGGAGGTTAGGCGGGTTTGTGGGGGGGATTTTGAGGGGTTGGTTGGGCTTTTGGTGCGGGATTTGCCGGGGTATGCTAATAGGGAGTTTCGGCGTTCTAAGGTTGCGGGGGATAGGTCGCGGCCTAGTTATGTGGTGATTGCTGGCCGGCCTGAGTTTGAGCCTTTGCCTTTGGGGGTTGGTCGTTCGGAGGGTGCGGTTTCTGGGGATGGGGTGAGGCAGGTTTTTGTTACGACTTTGGAGAGGGTTTATGTGGGGGGTGAGGTGGTGCAGTTACAGGGTTATCATTGGTTGTTTTTGACTGAGACTGCGGGGGGTTGGCGTTTGGTGATGATGTTTTCTCGGTTTGGGGGTTATCCGACGCGGGGTGCGGTTTCTCCGCCGCAGGATACGAGTAATGGGGCTATTGCTGGGGCTGTTCGGGCGTGGTTACGGGATTGTCGGGCCGGTTCTGTTCGGGGGTGATGGAATTTAGGCCGGCCTCTTTTAATCTTTTGATAGATTTGAGGCCGGTGATGTGGTTTTTTTTGCTGATGTAGAGTTAGGTTTATTAACTCTTAAAAGTGCTTTTTTACAGCTAAACTAGGCTATATTTTGAGCGACTTTTCTCAGCAATTGACTTAATTTTTCTTTGTCAGAATCATGGAGAAACTCATCCATTACCTCTTTCACGTTTGATAAGTCTTGGTTGTATTGATCGTCCAATAACTGCGTAATTAATTGAGCAGGGAAAAATACTCTTAAGTCGGCTTCACGGCTTAAGATATCAACTAGATTTTTCATCTGGGACGGATTCTTTATATTCGTCTCGATCGATAAAATATCTACGGCTGATTTTAATTTAGCCAACTTGCCTTTATATTTCTCATTAGAGACCAGTTCCGATAAGTTTTTGTCAGTGCCAATTACAGCTACTAACTCTTGCATTTTAGATAAATTACTAGCATATTTCGGATCAGCTAAAATATCTAGTACCTTTTTCAACTTAGATAAGTTCTGTTTCTGGGTGGCGTCAGATAGCAGCGAGGTTATTTTTGTTTCTGTCTTGAAAAATCTTGCTAAATCTTGGTAATCCATGACGTTATATGTCCAGTGGAGCCGGTTTTCACTAAAAACGATTCCCTTTTTCAAGAAGGCAATGCTGGTGTCTATTAAAGCCACTACTTTTTCTTCAGGCGAAAGATTTAGCCATCCAGACAGAGCATTTGAGAGTTTATCTAGTGGAATAGAAGGAGCCAGAGAAATATTATTTTCTGTGTATTCTTCCTTCTTCAAATTCTGGGAAATAAAAGCTGCGAAATCACCTTTAATTGTCTCTTCAGTATAGGTATAAGTTCGAGCTTCTAACTGGTGTAGGGAGGACTGCTCGCGGGTTTTTCCAGCTTGAAGAAATGACCAAATTGCAAATGCTGTACCCGATGCAACAAACGCCGCACCGCCGGTGATTACGCCTAGTCCACCGAGAGCCGCAATAGTTGTGCTTAAAGCAGCAGCAC
Coding sequences:
- the pyrF gene encoding orotidine-5'-phosphate decarboxylase, producing the protein MLSPADRIIVPLDVPSEADALALVDALPDVSFWKVGLELFVSCGPSILSQLKDRQKQVFLDLKFHDIPNTVAGACRAAGRYGVDLLTIHATAGRKALEAAQMAVVEGATLAGMQPPRLIAITLLTSLSSRDLAFDLKVPVELPEFALQMALLASECGLAGSVCSPQEVAGIKQVCGDGFLVVCPGVRPVWAEAGDQSRAMTPGEAIRAGADFLVVGRPITGAAVPGDAFKRVCDEVAGF